One Collinsella aerofaciens ATCC 25986 DNA window includes the following coding sequences:
- a CDS encoding Rep family protein, with protein MAANAGETKVKLWEGICYPENMLDDWQEEIDDILQVPFAYAIHDIDHDQKSKQRKTHVHIIVVWGGNTTRKAIINVLNRLSADGKRCCSSAEPVNNIRHAYDYLIHDTASCRKKGKELYPVEARIEGNNFDIGQLEQLSTKDKQDMLFELVGFIMVEKFETINDFTTAALREFPEQYREIIVGYNSILERYCRGNYLNAERKRKARETGACGKVDGSMEQCVTTGAE; from the coding sequence ATGGCGGCAAACGCTGGCGAGACGAAGGTAAAGCTCTGGGAGGGAATCTGCTACCCAGAAAACATGCTCGATGATTGGCAGGAGGAGATAGACGACATCCTTCAAGTTCCGTTCGCTTACGCAATTCACGACATCGACCATGACCAGAAGAGCAAGCAGCGGAAGACCCATGTTCACATCATCGTGGTTTGGGGCGGCAACACGACCCGCAAGGCGATAATCAACGTCCTGAACCGCTTGAGCGCGGACGGCAAGAGGTGCTGCTCCTCTGCGGAGCCAGTCAACAACATCAGGCACGCATACGACTACCTCATCCACGACACGGCATCGTGCCGAAAGAAGGGCAAGGAACTGTACCCAGTCGAAGCCCGCATCGAGGGGAACAACTTCGACATCGGGCAGCTTGAGCAGCTCTCGACCAAGGACAAGCAGGACATGCTCTTCGAGTTGGTCGGCTTCATCATGGTCGAGAAGTTCGAGACCATCAATGACTTCACGACTGCGGCGTTGCGTGAGTTCCCCGAGCAGTACCGAGAAATCATCGTCGGCTACAACTCGATTCTCGAGCGCTACTGTCGCGGCAACTACCTGAACGCCGAACGCAAGCGCAAGGCACGTGAGACAGGCGCGTGCGGAAAAGTAGACGGGTCAATGGAGCAATGCGTGACTACGGGGGCGGAGTAG